In a genomic window of Aeromicrobium panaciterrae:
- a CDS encoding molybdopterin-dependent oxidoreductase, translated as MTPRRGLASGMLAAAAAVGVSEALAAVFNLRESPVLALGQTVIKLTPGGIAEGIISVVGKNDKPLAVASVLVAILLLGGLAGLWWSARRAWSLALIGVLVVAASAAMVGRPYAYGVGVVVCVIAGAVVLSVLAVLHRAEVEPASGRRDFLRTAAIIGVATVIAGGAGELLGSRRRRRQQIERARTALRVPSRNVAVPSGVDFGAKDQPRWLTPNDEFYRIDTSLTPPLIDPNEWRLRIHGMVDREITLTYQDLLDRGLADAWITICCVSNRVGGDLIGNTTWGGVPIKDLLDEVGIKPGADALLSTSEDGWTCGTPLEALTDGRNALLALTMNGEPLPIPHGFPVRQVVPGLYGYVSATKWVTDWEITRFADFEAYWSQRGWADQAPIKTQARIDLPRGQASAGKVNVAGVAWEPNVGISGVEVRIDGGDWQKATLAKVPNVDTWVQWAFQWDADKGDHTIEARAINNNGEPQTGEFAGVLPDGATGYPGIGVKVV; from the coding sequence GTGACTCCACGACGAGGTTTAGCCAGCGGAATGCTCGCGGCTGCGGCCGCGGTGGGAGTGAGCGAGGCGCTCGCTGCGGTGTTCAACTTGCGTGAGTCGCCCGTGTTGGCGCTGGGGCAGACCGTCATCAAGCTGACTCCTGGTGGGATCGCCGAGGGGATCATCAGCGTCGTCGGCAAGAACGACAAACCACTGGCCGTCGCATCTGTGCTCGTTGCGATCCTCCTGCTGGGTGGGCTGGCCGGGTTGTGGTGGAGCGCTCGTCGCGCGTGGTCCCTCGCCTTGATCGGCGTGCTGGTGGTCGCGGCTTCCGCAGCGATGGTCGGTCGACCGTATGCGTACGGTGTCGGCGTGGTTGTCTGCGTCATCGCTGGGGCCGTGGTGCTCAGCGTCCTGGCGGTGCTGCATCGAGCTGAGGTCGAGCCAGCTTCAGGCCGCCGCGACTTCCTGCGTACGGCTGCCATCATCGGGGTGGCGACTGTCATTGCCGGTGGAGCTGGTGAGCTGCTCGGCTCGCGGCGACGTCGCCGGCAACAGATCGAGCGTGCGCGTACAGCTCTGCGAGTCCCGTCTCGCAATGTCGCGGTGCCTTCAGGTGTCGACTTCGGTGCCAAGGATCAACCCCGCTGGCTCACTCCGAACGACGAGTTCTATCGCATCGACACCTCGCTCACGCCACCGCTGATCGACCCGAACGAGTGGAGATTGCGCATTCACGGGATGGTCGACCGCGAGATCACCCTGACCTACCAAGACCTGCTCGATCGGGGCCTCGCGGACGCCTGGATCACGATCTGCTGCGTCTCCAACCGCGTCGGCGGCGACCTGATCGGCAACACCACGTGGGGCGGTGTCCCGATCAAGGACCTGCTCGACGAGGTGGGGATCAAGCCGGGTGCAGATGCGTTGCTCTCGACGTCGGAGGACGGCTGGACCTGCGGCACCCCTCTTGAGGCGCTGACTGATGGCCGAAACGCGTTGCTTGCGCTGACGATGAACGGTGAGCCGCTGCCGATCCCGCACGGCTTCCCGGTCCGCCAGGTCGTACCCGGTCTGTACGGATACGTGTCTGCCACCAAGTGGGTCACAGATTGGGAGATCACCCGCTTTGCCGACTTCGAGGCCTATTGGAGTCAGAGGGGCTGGGCCGACCAGGCTCCGATCAAGACTCAGGCGCGCATCGACCTGCCACGCGGGCAGGCCTCGGCCGGCAAGGTCAATGTCGCCGGAGTCGCCTGGGAGCCCAATGTCGGCATCAGCGGAGTCGAGGTCCGCATTGATGGCGGGGATTGGCAGAAGGCAACGCTTGCCAAGGTGCCCAACGTCGACACCTGGGTGCAGTGGGCTTTTCAGTGGGATGCGGACAAGGGCGATCACACGATCGAAGCGCGCGCGATCAACAACAACGGCGAGCCGCAGACGGGCGAATTCGCCGGCGTCCTGCCCGACGGAGCCACCGGCTACCCGGGAATCGGCGTCAAGGTCGTCTAG